From the Petroclostridium xylanilyticum genome, the window TTAAATAACTTACTAACTGATTCAATGTAGTTCTATTGCCACCACCTATATTAATCACTTCCCCTCTGCCGACTTTTTGAGAGTGGCATGCCAACAGGTTAGCTTCAACAACATTTTCTACATAAGTAAAATCCCTTGACTGATAACCATCACCATAAATGACAGGAGGCTGCTTTTTGAGCATTGAATAAATAAACTTAGGAATGACTGCAGAATATTCAGATGCCGGGTCCTGTCCAGGGCCAAATACATTAAAATATCGTAAACACACCGTCCTTAATCCATAAATCTCATGAAAAATTTTACAGTATTGTTCTCCGGTATATTTCTCCACTGCATAAGGCGATAAAGGATTTGCCGCCATACTTTCTGTCTTGGGTAAGGTGTCTGTATTCCCGTATACAGACGAAGATGAGGCAAATACAACTTTTTTTACACCCTCCCGTTTTGCTGCTTCCAGTATATTTAGAGTTCCGTCAATATTAGTAGAATTTGATGATAGAATGTCATCTATTGACCTTTTTACTGAAGGCAGCGCTGCTTGATGTAAAACATAATTCACTCCTCTGACAGCTTTTTGGCATGCAGAAAAATCTCTTATATCTTCTTTTATAAATTCTATATTTTTCAGGTAATCCTCTATATTTTCCAACTTTCCTGTTGAAAGGTTATCGATAATTCTGATCCTATCATTTCTTCTTACTAGTTCTTTTACTATATTAGAGCCTATAAATCCAGCACCGCCTGTCACAAGATAAAATGGCAATTTGACCCCTTCTTTCTTA encodes:
- a CDS encoding SDR family oxidoreductase; this encodes MPFYLVTGGAGFIGSNIVKELVRRNDRIRIIDNLSTGKLENIEDYLKNIEFIKEDIRDFSACQKAVRGVNYVLHQAALPSVKRSIDDILSSNSTNIDGTLNILEAAKREGVKKVVFASSSSVYGNTDTLPKTESMAANPLSPYAVEKYTGEQYCKIFHEIYGLRTVCLRYFNVFGPGQDPASEYSAVIPKFIYSMLKKQPPVIYGDGYQSRDFTYVENVVEANLLACHSQKVGRGEVINIGGGNRTTLNQLVSYLSEIIGYDGSVLYEKARKGDVLHSLADITSAQSLLNYNVKVKMKEGLNRTVEWFRGKRL